GGTGAACCGGTGAATCTTATAAAAGACTACTGGATATCTATACATATTGGATAAGACTTACCGGGTTCATATATCGAATGCGTAAAACCCGCGAAAATGAATTTACGTATGTTTTTATAGCATCGTATGCATTTATCAAAGGCTTTGATTATTGTCGGCCAATTGTGGTAGTTGATGGAAGCCACTTAAAAACACCATACAATGGAACATTTGTCTCGGCAAGCACATTAGACGGTGCAGGTATgtcaaaaaaatacatattaattTATTACCtcaatatatatttgttttagacaaatacaaaatgtattttattatttttttcttcttaactgTATCTCCAGGCAACATACTTCCCTTAGCATATGGTGTGATTGATTCTGAGAATGACAAATCATGGACGTGATTTTTTGAGCGTTTCAGAGAAACATATGGAATTAGAGAGAATATGTGTATCGTATCAGATAGGCATGAAAGTATAAACAAGGCTATTTGTAGAATTTATCCAGAAGTTACACATTATGCATGTATTTGGCATCTGTGGGGTAATGTAtgtaaaaaatacaaaaagagcCATGATGTCGAGTCCGTTTTTTATTCCATGGCAAAGGCATACACGCAGGATGATTTCGATGAGTTGATGGGGAAGGTTCAAAAGGTAGATATGCGCGTGGCAGAGTATTTCGAATCGGCTGGTAGAGACAAGTGGGCTAGATTGTATGTATCTGTTAACCGAGGGTGGACAATGACTTCTAACATAGCAGAGTGTATTAACCGACATCTTCTAGTAGCTAGAGAACTGCCTATATATGACTTTCTCGAAGAAGTTAGAAGGATGTTTGGGATATGGAATTACAATAACCGGAGAAATGGAACATACACATTCACTACACTCGGTAAAAAGTTTCAGGAGATGCTATCAATCAACGAGTATCTATGTCTACGAATGACGGTATGTTTCAGTTTAATGCTTGTTATAATTTATTTGACAAACTTGTACTTGTACTAATCTGGT
This DNA window, taken from Lycium ferocissimum isolate CSIRO_LF1 unplaced genomic scaffold, AGI_CSIRO_Lferr_CH_V1 ctg32, whole genome shotgun sequence, encodes the following:
- the LOC132043990 gene encoding uncharacterized protein LOC132043990 encodes the protein MAKAYTQDDFDELMGKVQKVDMRVAEYFESAGRDKWARLYVSVNRGWTMTSNIAECINRHLLVARELPIYDFLEEVRRMFGIWNYNNRRNGTYTFTTLGKKFQEMLSINEYLCLRMTMKSPACTGVIKKKNLVADDYCSNLFKLETVLKTYDVPVDPLPDEREWNIPKNILEDVVLSPRYKRPPGRPKKRRDKPLSELLFGKSRHACSTCGQLGHNRRSCSFEPLRK